The DNA sequence CATCATCACGCCACGATCGACGGTCTTACGACAATGGGTGAGGGGTGCGAGGTATTTCCGCAAGCGGCGATCGGACTCACTCCGCAGGATCTGAAGTATAGCGGCGAAAAGACGTCGCTGGAAATCGGAAAGCGGAACATCTTCCGCGAGATGGTCACGGTCCATCCCGGTACGGGCAACGGCGGCGGGGTTACGCGGATCGGCAACAGCAACTTTTTCCTCATCGGCGTGCACGTGGCCCACGACTGCCTCATCGGCAACAACTGCGTGATCGCCAATTACGTGCAATTCGCCGGGCACGTTCACGTGGAGGACAACGTGAACATGGGCGGGCACAGCGCCGTCCACCACTTCGTCACCATCGGCAAGCACGCTTTCGTGGGCGGGATGACCCGCGTTGCGGCCGACGTGCCGCCGTTCATGGTCGTCGTCGCCGCGCGAGGGACTCGGACGGAAGTGCGCATGGTCAACGGCGTGGGCTTGCAGCGCAGCGGATATTCGCAGGAGGACATTGCGGCACTGAAGGACGCCTTCATGGCAATTTACGCGCGAAAGGCGCGGCTCAGCGGCGTGCCCATTAGCGACCGCGTGCAGGCGATCCTCGACGTGCCGGATCAGAATCCGCACGTGGTCTATCTGTGCAAGGCGCTGATGCGTTCCTTCGCCCATGGGCGGCACGGGCGCTATCTGGAATCGCTTCGGCAGGACCCGGTGCATCGTCGTAGTTGGCGACTGGCCGAGGGATCGTCGGCGGGGAATCGACTCGCGATCGAGGTCGTCGGTCAAGGCGTTGTGGATCGCGTGCGAACCGACGGCGAGAACGGCGGGCACGAGACGCTGCGGCTCACCGCGCAGGCCGAACCCGGCTGGGCATTTGCCGGGTGGGATGGCAATCTCTCCGGCCGGTTGAACCCCGCGATGATCGTGCTCGACGACCACAAGAAGGTGACGGCGACGTTCACGAGAGTTTCGGTATAGCCCGCCGCTCGCATGGCGGTGCGTCAGGAAACGCGCCCTACAATCAGGACTCCCAGTCGGTGGGAGTAGCCCGCCCTACCGAAAGAACGAGATTCCCCTCATGACCAAACCTCTTCGTGTTGCCGTTGTCGGATGCGGACACATGGGCCGCCACCACGCCCGAGTCTATTCGCAGATGAAGGACTGCGAGCTCGTCGCCGTTGTCGACAAGGACCTCGACCGCGCCCGCAAGATCGCCTCCGAACACGGCGGCAAACCCTACGCCCGCGCGGCCGACGTGCCCGAGGAACTCGACGCCGTCACCGTTGCCGTGCCTACCGTCTTCCACGCCGAGATCGCCATTCCCCTGATGGAACGGGGCGCGGCCGTGCTCGTGGAGAAGCCGCTTGCACCCGACACACGCAGCGCCGCTCAGTTGCTCGCGGCGACGCGCCGCACGGGGCGATTGCTCCAGGTCGGGCACTCCGAACGTTTCAATCCCGTGGTGCAGGCCATGCTGCGGATGGGCGTAACGCCGCGGTTCATCGAGACGCAGCGGGTCAGCCCGTTCACCTTCCGCAGCGCCGACGTGGGCGTCGTGTTCGACATGATGATCCATGACATCGACATCGTGCTGCACCTCGTGCAGCGGCGGGAGTACACCATCGACGCGGTGGGCGTGAGCGTGCTGGGCGCGGCCGAGGACGTGGCCAACGCCCGCGTCCGCTTCGGCGACCACGCCGCGGTGAACCTGACCGCCTCGCGCCTGGCGCTGAAGACTGAGCGGCGCATTCGCATCTTCGCCCCGACGGGCTACCTCTCGATGGACTATCACAAGAAGAGCGGCATCGCCATCAAGCTCGACGACAACCTCGACCTCATCCGCATGGCCCGCGAGCGGAACTTCGACGACCTCTCGCAGATGGCCTCGCTGGACTTCGGCTCAATGGTGAAGATCGAGCCGCTGGTGGTGGACGACGTGGAGCCGCTGCGGGCGGAATTGGATTCGTTCGTCGGCGCGGTTCGCACCGGCGGCAACGCGGCCGTCTCCGCCGAGGACGGCTACGCTGCGGTGGAGATGGCTGAACGCATCACGGCGGAGGTGAGGAAGAATGATTGGGGGGGCGTCGCAAAATAGCGTCCAGGCACTCGGAGGGTCCGCCATGCGGACCACTGCCGTAGGGCGGGCTGCGCCCGCCGCTTGTGTCGTTTGGCGCGCGGGGTATCTTCTGAGCCGCAGGCTTCAGCCTGCGCGAATTGTTGTTACCCAAAGGTGATTCATGAAAGTCGACGAGCAACGCATT is a window from the Phycisphaerae bacterium genome containing:
- the lpxA gene encoding acyl-ACP--UDP-N-acetylglucosamine O-acyltransferase: MSIHPTAIVERGAEIGRDVSIGAFAYIGPNVRLGDGCRIHHHATIDGLTTMGEGCEVFPQAAIGLTPQDLKYSGEKTSLEIGKRNIFREMVTVHPGTGNGGGVTRIGNSNFFLIGVHVAHDCLIGNNCVIANYVQFAGHVHVEDNVNMGGHSAVHHFVTIGKHAFVGGMTRVAADVPPFMVVVAARGTRTEVRMVNGVGLQRSGYSQEDIAALKDAFMAIYARKARLSGVPISDRVQAILDVPDQNPHVVYLCKALMRSFAHGRHGRYLESLRQDPVHRRSWRLAEGSSAGNRLAIEVVGQGVVDRVRTDGENGGHETLRLTAQAEPGWAFAGWDGNLSGRLNPAMIVLDDHKKVTATFTRVSV
- a CDS encoding Gfo/Idh/MocA family oxidoreductase → MTKPLRVAVVGCGHMGRHHARVYSQMKDCELVAVVDKDLDRARKIASEHGGKPYARAADVPEELDAVTVAVPTVFHAEIAIPLMERGAAVLVEKPLAPDTRSAAQLLAATRRTGRLLQVGHSERFNPVVQAMLRMGVTPRFIETQRVSPFTFRSADVGVVFDMMIHDIDIVLHLVQRREYTIDAVGVSVLGAAEDVANARVRFGDHAAVNLTASRLALKTERRIRIFAPTGYLSMDYHKKSGIAIKLDDNLDLIRMARERNFDDLSQMASLDFGSMVKIEPLVVDDVEPLRAELDSFVGAVRTGGNAAVSAEDGYAAVEMAERITAEVRKNDWGGVAK